Proteins encoded in a region of the Corynebacterium breve genome:
- a CDS encoding protein kinase domain-containing protein translates to MERAKCVEERSERWNAVSPSQFDHEKRGLKALARAVPDAEPYRVWTNFQFTGNDGQDYEVDALVIGRAGIYVVELKDWSGVITGNDHQLEVHPRTGLPYSQRHPVKTTQSKARVLVSRFKNEIAAVVKAAKEVGIDVSRVEQRVPWIQGVVFLTNPRVNVSGVSDIGLQNVYGLDTDSHSPIQDPRLQGIGSCITTAPTDSRREIIEDQSKIILAQAMDRIAGFSRKNKHLGDWVLDEVEDEYDSVRFYSAHRRDDDNLKALLRVITLNPDTQEASFKYEYNLQKREFQRLRELRHDRIDSPDNFFNQGNMIVMVFPRGTGQFEPLDRLLPGVSFTAEQQVQLIQQIAEAVDYAHQNNLSHRNLGPNSVLVDRKALAEGRVVSRVTGWTAAGQIEREGTQTAGLTITPHRSQLVDDMYDMFFPPEYYPEGSDKRLGDLFSIGALAYFIIANGTMPAHNRLALIEKLRITGGLDLGETGSEVEPEFRHLVRGITAAQPSQRAKAVRKPNSAHDEPNPVRAFIQRLQEVTDERVSDVADPANPALNAKINDRFRVDEVLGAGSTARGLLVTDLQDIDADQRVLKVALDEDKHGRLDGEAATIQEIHEKLPKSVNPQRFVQLIEGPLKLQHGRYGLLLSVCGSRTLADVLGSSMPMGQQFWMLGLQLVEILVALEETGVFHRDIKPSNLGVVGKPSEMRLSLFDFSLSKDPLTAIEAGTAQYRDPFWARSGLGLIAMRSATPSRWCCTSWLRVNSLCTRTMTLCQL, encoded by the coding sequence GTGGAAAGGGCAAAGTGCGTGGAAGAGCGGTCTGAACGGTGGAATGCTGTCTCCCCTAGCCAATTCGACCACGAAAAACGTGGCCTGAAAGCCTTGGCGCGAGCCGTACCGGATGCAGAACCATACAGGGTGTGGACCAATTTCCAGTTCACTGGCAACGACGGCCAGGATTATGAGGTTGACGCGCTGGTCATCGGTCGCGCAGGGATCTATGTTGTGGAGTTGAAAGACTGGTCTGGTGTGATTACGGGCAATGATCACCAGCTGGAGGTCCATCCGCGCACTGGCCTCCCGTACTCGCAGCGCCATCCGGTGAAGACGACGCAGTCGAAGGCACGTGTCCTAGTCTCCCGTTTCAAGAATGAGATTGCAGCTGTGGTCAAGGCTGCTAAAGAGGTGGGGATTGACGTTTCGCGCGTTGAGCAGCGCGTGCCGTGGATACAGGGTGTTGTGTTTCTGACGAATCCTCGGGTCAACGTTTCCGGAGTGTCAGACATTGGTCTACAGAACGTTTATGGTCTAGACACTGATTCTCACTCACCCATTCAGGATCCACGTCTTCAGGGCATCGGTTCGTGCATCACTACTGCACCAACTGATTCTCGCCGCGAGATTATTGAGGATCAGAGCAAGATCATCCTTGCGCAGGCAATGGACCGCATTGCCGGGTTCTCCCGCAAAAATAAGCATCTTGGTGACTGGGTCCTCGACGAGGTAGAGGACGAATACGATTCAGTCCGCTTCTACTCCGCTCACAGGCGTGACGACGACAACCTGAAGGCCCTCTTGCGCGTGATCACTCTCAACCCGGATACGCAAGAGGCTAGCTTCAAATATGAGTACAACCTGCAAAAACGTGAATTTCAACGTTTGCGTGAACTGCGTCATGACCGGATCGATTCGCCCGATAACTTTTTCAACCAGGGGAACATGATTGTGATGGTGTTCCCCCGTGGCACCGGCCAGTTTGAGCCGTTAGATCGGCTTTTGCCCGGTGTGAGTTTTACGGCCGAGCAGCAAGTACAGTTGATTCAGCAAATTGCGGAGGCAGTAGATTACGCGCATCAGAATAATCTGAGCCACCGGAACTTGGGGCCTAATTCGGTACTGGTAGATCGGAAAGCGTTGGCCGAGGGCCGCGTGGTCTCGCGTGTGACAGGGTGGACGGCCGCCGGCCAGATCGAGCGGGAGGGCACCCAGACTGCGGGGTTGACTATTACACCGCATCGGTCCCAGCTTGTCGACGATATGTATGACATGTTCTTCCCGCCGGAGTATTACCCGGAGGGCAGTGACAAGCGGTTAGGGGATTTGTTCTCTATCGGAGCTTTGGCATACTTCATCATTGCCAACGGCACGATGCCGGCTCACAACCGCCTCGCACTCATTGAGAAACTGCGCATCACCGGTGGTTTAGATTTAGGAGAGACCGGCAGTGAGGTCGAACCAGAGTTCCGCCACTTGGTCCGGGGAATTACGGCCGCGCAGCCCTCGCAGCGTGCAAAGGCGGTGCGTAAACCTAACTCTGCCCATGATGAGCCGAACCCGGTGCGCGCGTTCATTCAGCGTTTGCAGGAAGTCACGGATGAGCGAGTTTCAGACGTGGCCGATCCTGCCAACCCTGCCCTGAATGCAAAGATAAATGACAGATTTCGGGTGGATGAGGTTCTGGGAGCCGGTTCCACAGCTCGTGGACTCCTGGTTACTGACCTGCAGGACATTGACGCTGACCAGCGGGTTCTCAAGGTTGCTCTTGATGAAGACAAACATGGGCGCCTGGACGGGGAGGCGGCCACCATCCAGGAGATCCATGAGAAGCTTCCTAAATCAGTCAATCCGCAACGCTTTGTCCAGCTCATTGAGGGTCCACTGAAATTGCAGCATGGCCGCTACGGTTTGTTGCTGAGCGTGTGCGGCAGCCGTACGCTTGCCGACGTTCTCGGGTCGTCCATGCCGATGGGGCAGCAGTTTTGGATGCTCGGTCTCCAACTGGTGGAGATCCTCGTTGCGCTAGAGGAAACGGGTGTCTTCCACCGGGATATTAAGCCATCTAATCTGGGTGTCGTTGGAAAACCTAGTGAGATGCGTCTGTCCCTTTTTGATTTCTCTTTGTCTAAGGATCCGCTTACAGCTATTGAGGCCGGTACAGCTCAGTACCGGGACCCTTTTTGGGCGCGCAGCGGCCTCGGTTTGATAGCTATGCGGAGCGCTACGCCGTCACGGTGGTGTTGTACCAGTTGGCTACGCGTGAATTCCCTGTGTACTCGGACGATGACACTTTGCCAGCTCTGA
- the pglX gene encoding BREX-2 system adenine-specific DNA-methyltransferase PglX: MVVAASDLTTHLKPVVATLVDDMRTTLHASAEDMAMFRGDFAKAQKAERVGVSFEDWEDEQLTHAAVGWVVTSVFVRFIEDNELFGPGRVFLSGYTDELRDAARFYEQQLYRAHPELSYRGYLEACFAELGKVDATAGLVDEHAAYRIYAPSEDGTKVLVEFWRTVGAQGKVISLNDEHLDTRYLGDLYENLSEFARKKYALRQTPEFVEEFILDRTLTPALQDRPLEGFKLIDPTCGSGHFLIGAFKRLFQAWRDLEPAGERRVHAKKAMRAIHGVDINPFAVAITKFRLVVQYIQALQETYIPEKMDIPFTILTGDSLLFGSDDGGNFPLDGDSGALGIAPFAYSTEDPAALNEILRSEKYDVVIGNPPYITPKDPKQNQRIRSRYKQYCKGTYALTVPFMVKFFRLAKGEDASSALGWVGQITSNSFMQREFGKPLMERFFDEVELREIIDSSGAYIPGHGTPTVILVGRNIKQTTETIRGVLGIEGEPGVPEDSEQGQVWQSIVQAIDKPGFENRFLSVKDLPSSFALQHPWSLEGGAAPELSHSIDVARKSEIGDLTNEIGRTVSSGADAYFYRPRFSFKTSRLDQHIPLVIGQGVRDYRLQSDSCTVFPYDLRTAMDVEPDPNLKQDLWTWRPVLRSRRLFGQTPEERRMRWIDLAEFYRKRFVTNLGIAFAFVATHNHFVLDRGGKVFKQSAPVIKLPEHATEDDHLELLGVLNSSVAAFWLKQNSHGKGIGGVNQESRHELFDEFFEFTGTTLKRFPLPDGNVTERARRIDTLAQELDSWEPDNLFQKEAPAQELINKAHEEYTRIRHLMIAEQEELDWAVYHLYGLTEENLAMPVGNVDGIALGQRAFEIRLARNIEASDGEKETAWFERHHSAPITEVPRSWDEGYQEVVVKRLELMESDKFIDLLERPEYKRRWASDTWDEKVTAALRDWLLDKLETPALWFRTDGMPRPRTIGELAGQVEGRVDFQGFVDVLRLWHSKRDATTLQMLTDLLKGQAVPYLKEHRYKKGGLRKRAAWERTWQQQREEDAGTRASEDVEVPPNYRSADMYPDVWAHRGKLDVPKERFIAYPGTSPADDPTLMIGWAGWNHLQQGLAIYLLFDDRLEEDAPVEVLGGILNGLQQELPWIMQWHNDIDPDMGERMGDYLTKLLHGGADRCGIAVEDLHQYVPDQKTRRRATKKKEKEK; the protein is encoded by the coding sequence ATGGTTGTTGCAGCATCCGATCTCACCACTCATCTCAAGCCGGTCGTCGCCACGCTTGTCGACGACATGCGCACCACGCTCCACGCTTCTGCCGAGGACATGGCCATGTTCCGCGGCGACTTCGCCAAGGCTCAGAAGGCCGAGCGCGTTGGCGTGTCCTTTGAGGACTGGGAGGATGAGCAACTAACCCATGCCGCTGTGGGCTGGGTAGTTACTTCGGTGTTTGTTCGTTTCATTGAGGACAATGAGCTTTTCGGCCCTGGTCGGGTGTTCCTGTCTGGCTACACCGATGAGTTGCGCGACGCCGCTCGTTTCTACGAGCAGCAGCTTTACCGCGCCCACCCGGAGTTGTCCTATCGCGGTTATCTGGAGGCGTGCTTCGCGGAGCTTGGCAAGGTGGATGCCACAGCTGGGCTTGTTGACGAGCACGCCGCCTACCGCATCTACGCGCCCAGCGAGGACGGCACCAAGGTGCTTGTTGAGTTTTGGCGTACAGTAGGTGCACAAGGCAAGGTCATTTCGCTTAACGACGAACACTTGGACACCCGTTACCTCGGCGATCTCTACGAGAACCTGTCGGAGTTTGCGCGCAAGAAATATGCACTGCGCCAAACCCCGGAATTTGTCGAAGAGTTCATCCTGGACCGTACCCTGACCCCCGCGTTGCAGGACCGCCCCCTTGAGGGCTTTAAGCTCATCGACCCCACCTGTGGCTCCGGCCACTTCCTAATCGGTGCTTTCAAGCGACTCTTTCAGGCGTGGCGTGATCTAGAACCGGCGGGTGAACGTCGCGTCCACGCCAAGAAGGCGATGCGCGCCATCCACGGTGTGGACATCAACCCGTTCGCCGTGGCGATCACCAAGTTCCGCCTTGTGGTTCAGTATATTCAGGCCCTCCAAGAGACCTACATCCCAGAGAAAATGGACATCCCGTTCACCATCTTGACGGGTGATTCGTTGCTGTTTGGCTCTGACGATGGTGGCAACTTCCCCCTCGACGGCGATTCTGGTGCGTTGGGTATTGCTCCATTCGCCTACTCCACTGAGGATCCTGCGGCTCTAAACGAGATACTGCGCTCCGAAAAATACGACGTAGTCATCGGCAACCCGCCGTACATCACGCCAAAGGACCCTAAACAGAACCAACGCATCCGCAGCCGCTACAAGCAATATTGCAAAGGCACTTATGCACTGACCGTGCCGTTTATGGTGAAGTTTTTCCGCCTAGCCAAAGGCGAGGACGCAAGTAGCGCCCTGGGTTGGGTCGGCCAAATTACGTCTAACTCGTTTATGCAGCGTGAGTTCGGAAAACCACTCATGGAACGTTTCTTCGACGAGGTCGAGCTCCGTGAAATCATTGATTCCTCAGGTGCATATATCCCAGGCCATGGGACCCCGACAGTGATTTTGGTTGGGCGCAATATCAAACAGACTACCGAAACCATCCGCGGTGTTCTCGGCATCGAAGGCGAACCAGGCGTTCCCGAAGACTCTGAGCAGGGGCAGGTGTGGCAATCCATTGTGCAGGCGATCGATAAGCCTGGGTTTGAAAACCGTTTCCTCTCCGTGAAGGATCTGCCTTCCTCCTTCGCTCTGCAACACCCGTGGAGCCTTGAAGGTGGCGCTGCACCCGAACTCTCGCACTCTATCGATGTTGCACGAAAGTCAGAGATTGGAGACCTGACTAACGAGATCGGCAGGACGGTTTCCAGTGGTGCCGATGCTTATTTTTATCGACCGCGCTTCTCTTTTAAAACGAGTAGGTTGGACCAGCACATTCCGTTGGTAATTGGCCAAGGTGTACGAGATTATAGGCTTCAATCCGACAGTTGCACCGTTTTTCCGTATGATCTTCGAACTGCGATGGATGTCGAACCTGATCCCAATCTCAAACAGGACCTTTGGACTTGGCGACCAGTGTTGCGTTCGCGAAGACTTTTTGGTCAAACCCCTGAAGAGCGGCGGATGCGCTGGATCGATCTCGCGGAGTTCTATAGGAAACGGTTCGTAACGAATCTGGGAATCGCATTCGCCTTCGTGGCCACACACAACCATTTCGTTCTCGATCGTGGCGGAAAGGTGTTTAAACAGTCGGCACCGGTGATCAAGTTGCCCGAGCATGCGACGGAGGACGACCACCTAGAGCTGCTTGGGGTGCTGAATTCGTCGGTGGCTGCGTTCTGGTTGAAACAAAACAGCCATGGAAAAGGAATCGGCGGTGTAAATCAGGAGTCTCGTCATGAGCTTTTTGACGAATTCTTCGAGTTCACGGGAACCACGCTGAAGCGGTTCCCCCTGCCTGATGGCAACGTGACCGAGCGTGCACGGCGCATCGATACGCTGGCACAGGAGTTAGACTCCTGGGAGCCTGATAACCTGTTCCAGAAGGAGGCCCCAGCGCAGGAGCTGATCAATAAGGCGCATGAGGAGTACACACGGATCCGTCATCTCATGATCGCTGAACAGGAAGAACTCGACTGGGCTGTCTACCACCTCTACGGCCTCACCGAAGAAAACCTGGCAATGCCAGTCGGTAACGTAGATGGGATCGCGCTGGGCCAGCGGGCCTTTGAGATCCGGCTCGCTCGCAACATCGAAGCAAGCGATGGGGAAAAAGAGACTGCGTGGTTTGAGCGCCATCACTCGGCACCCATCACAGAGGTGCCTCGCAGTTGGGACGAGGGGTATCAGGAGGTCGTCGTCAAGCGTCTGGAACTTATGGAAAGCGACAAGTTTATCGACCTGCTGGAACGCCCCGAATACAAACGCCGCTGGGCATCAGATACCTGGGACGAGAAAGTCACCGCAGCGCTGCGTGACTGGCTCCTGGACAAATTGGAAACCCCAGCACTGTGGTTCCGTACCGACGGAATGCCGCGCCCACGCACCATCGGTGAGCTTGCCGGGCAAGTGGAAGGGCGAGTGGACTTCCAAGGATTCGTGGACGTGCTGCGCCTGTGGCACAGCAAGCGCGACGCAACCACGCTGCAGATGCTCACCGACCTGCTGAAAGGCCAAGCGGTTCCCTACCTGAAGGAGCACCGTTACAAAAAGGGTGGCCTGCGCAAGCGTGCTGCATGGGAGCGCACCTGGCAGCAACAACGCGAAGAAGACGCAGGCACCCGCGCAAGCGAGGACGTGGAGGTACCGCCGAACTACAGATCGGCAGACATGTATCCGGACGTATGGGCGCACCGCGGCAAACTGGACGTGCCCAAGGAGAGGTTTATTGCGTACCCGGGCACCTCACCTGCTGATGACCCGACGCTCATGATCGGCTGGGCAGGCTGGAACCACCTCCAACAAGGCCTAGCAATCTACCTGCTGTTTGATGACCGGTTGGAAGAAGACGCTCCAGTTGAGGTACTGGGAGGCATCCTGAACGGGCTGCAGCAGGAACTACCCTGGATCATGCAATGGCATAATGACATCGATCCGGATATGGGCGAGCGCATGGGTGACTACCTGACCAAACTGCTCCACGGTGGTGCGGACAGGTGCGGCATCGCTGTGGAAGATCTGCACCAATACGTGCCAGACCAGAAGACCCGCCGACGCGCGACAAAGAAGAAGGAGAAGGAGAAGTAA
- a CDS encoding DUF6079 family protein: MAFTLPGSNSAPKFEEVFTIPETQGDTFVLKLSQSVAPERIQQTLDTYVVTDSIAANLKQALGYVRNALDTGNNQGTYLDGSFGSGKSHFMAVLYAILANYPEARAVRELQDLIVSNEDLVKKNYLQLTFHFLGSTTIEGTVFGSYIKQMEKFHPGVALPALHSDAELFRDAQNLRETMGDAAFFAALNRDDSSVSVGDDAGATGGFDIGSFANRVTGGAVGGAGKWDAVSFEAAVRTDDLAKRQELSTALSATLFTSHSSGSNWVPLAEGLKRITDHAAGLGYDAVVLYLDELILWLMFMTPSSEQFLDESQKLTLFVESEAGKLQIPLVSFIARQKNLAAWAATTEAAGSDQSMRKQAFAHQEGRFNKIHLGNSNLPEIAHKRLLEPKNALAEQQLDTAFSDLQLKPDVIQVLLNGENLGVEESASTMEQFKLTYPFSPALVDTLINLSSVMQRERTALKVMENLLIAKRSTGTIGNVIPVGDAFNFLVTGSDSTNDSASQRFAEGREFWNTRMRPTILANHNLDPKTTDEELDRSTLADIRLGKTLVLSALAPQVASLKNLTARRLANLNHGTMATLFESDTVGQVLQTVQRWATDLPEIQVEKGSNDPQISLVLNDVPWKEVLDSARSHDTPAKRKERIRTDLMEAFGVSGTSQGMDQAYLRPFTWRGTSRNVEVIFGNVRDPKDMPDDSFRPSGYDALRIVVDYPFDQEGHTVAEDHRRIDALIADGSRDRFTVAWLPQFFDSQQMRKLGDLVIAEYVTTPTGLRDNTQRIPQDQVQAVESTLKDYKHNLSEELGRQIRVAYGVSAGADFGVDQEPVKSLDPAITVSKPIGSDMHEAVNRLIEKAFEQRYPDHPKFDVNTVIRTSDFNKVLNLLREAVISPDGRVEIPREDRRIVRAILNPLHLADVYETHVIFTADTAQSVLSDIDQALRTDGFNVDGDLGVQPIQEAIRKLSLNRGLTNDVINFFVGAWAALKNRSWYQSDIQMPHPPSIGEIKKSVELRPVKLPDQQQWDNALEMFALLSGKDHPKHRTGANLATFLEKVNEFVEEYRGPIQGLAVELNQLTIKMQAGGSSNRVALNDKLNDLLSALHNQRLNALGMVEVLGTVKEQGESNWGATRQETMMALTSVSEVREQVGELLQGMLASQFSMLLGARDKDETAQQIIAALALGVGQHEMAVPIATTVRKFKAGLDEWIRGHVNARPNPDPVETPPPGPGPKQDFVVEDSNRRVFPSEGATGIDDALTQVKNELGKRTGKYRIIVEWLGD, from the coding sequence ATGGCTTTCACGCTTCCCGGCAGCAACTCCGCGCCCAAGTTCGAAGAAGTCTTCACTATTCCCGAAACGCAAGGCGACACCTTCGTTCTCAAGTTGTCCCAATCCGTCGCACCGGAACGGATCCAGCAGACTCTGGACACGTACGTGGTCACAGATTCCATCGCAGCCAACTTGAAGCAGGCACTCGGGTATGTGCGCAACGCGCTGGACACCGGCAACAACCAGGGCACCTACCTGGACGGCTCCTTCGGCTCTGGTAAGTCCCACTTCATGGCAGTCCTGTACGCCATCCTGGCCAATTACCCAGAGGCACGGGCCGTCCGGGAACTGCAAGACCTCATCGTGAGCAACGAGGACCTTGTAAAGAAGAACTACCTTCAGCTCACGTTCCACTTTTTGGGGTCAACGACGATTGAGGGCACCGTCTTCGGGTCCTACATCAAACAGATGGAAAAGTTTCACCCCGGTGTGGCGCTACCTGCTTTGCATTCCGATGCCGAGCTGTTCCGTGACGCACAGAACCTGCGGGAGACAATGGGGGATGCGGCGTTCTTTGCAGCGCTGAACCGGGATGACTCTAGTGTATCGGTTGGGGATGATGCAGGGGCCACGGGTGGCTTTGACATTGGGAGCTTCGCTAATCGAGTAACCGGGGGAGCTGTTGGTGGCGCAGGGAAATGGGATGCTGTTTCCTTCGAGGCTGCTGTGCGTACTGATGACCTTGCGAAACGCCAAGAACTCTCGACCGCCTTGAGTGCTACGTTGTTCACCTCTCACTCGAGTGGCTCCAACTGGGTTCCTCTGGCTGAGGGCTTGAAGCGGATCACAGACCACGCGGCTGGTTTGGGCTATGACGCGGTTGTGTTGTACCTCGATGAGCTGATCCTGTGGCTGATGTTTATGACGCCATCATCCGAACAATTCTTGGATGAATCGCAGAAGCTTACGCTGTTCGTGGAAAGCGAGGCCGGAAAGCTTCAGATCCCACTAGTTTCATTTATTGCCCGCCAGAAAAACCTGGCTGCGTGGGCTGCAACGACTGAGGCCGCAGGTTCCGATCAGTCCATGCGCAAGCAAGCGTTCGCCCACCAAGAAGGTCGATTCAACAAGATTCACCTGGGCAACAGTAACCTCCCAGAAATCGCCCACAAGCGACTCTTAGAACCCAAGAACGCACTGGCAGAACAGCAACTCGATACTGCCTTTTCTGACTTGCAATTGAAGCCAGACGTGATCCAGGTGTTGCTCAACGGAGAGAACCTCGGTGTTGAAGAATCTGCCTCCACAATGGAGCAGTTCAAGCTGACCTACCCGTTCTCACCAGCGCTCGTCGATACGCTTATCAACCTGTCCTCCGTAATGCAGCGTGAGAGAACGGCGCTCAAGGTTATGGAAAACCTGCTCATCGCCAAGCGCAGCACAGGAACAATCGGCAACGTGATTCCCGTGGGAGATGCTTTCAACTTCCTTGTCACGGGTTCAGACAGTACAAACGACTCCGCTTCCCAGCGTTTCGCCGAGGGCCGTGAGTTTTGGAACACGCGCATGCGGCCAACCATCCTGGCCAACCACAACTTAGACCCGAAGACAACGGACGAGGAGTTAGATCGCTCCACGTTGGCTGATATCCGATTGGGTAAGACCCTGGTGCTTTCCGCCCTAGCACCCCAAGTGGCGTCTCTGAAAAACCTCACCGCGCGCCGGCTAGCCAACCTGAATCATGGCACGATGGCCACGCTATTCGAGTCTGACACTGTAGGCCAAGTCCTGCAAACAGTGCAGCGTTGGGCCACCGACCTGCCAGAAATCCAGGTGGAGAAGGGTTCCAACGACCCTCAGATTAGCCTGGTCCTCAACGACGTGCCGTGGAAGGAAGTACTGGACTCAGCGCGCTCCCACGACACCCCGGCAAAGCGCAAGGAGCGCATCCGTACTGACTTGATGGAGGCATTCGGCGTAAGCGGTACCAGCCAGGGCATGGACCAAGCCTATCTGCGTCCGTTTACCTGGCGGGGTACATCCCGGAACGTCGAAGTCATCTTCGGCAACGTGCGTGACCCCAAGGACATGCCGGACGATTCCTTCCGGCCCAGTGGTTATGACGCTTTGCGCATCGTGGTGGATTATCCGTTCGATCAGGAGGGCCACACCGTTGCCGAAGACCACCGCCGAATCGATGCCCTCATTGCTGACGGCAGCCGTGACCGCTTCACCGTAGCCTGGTTGCCACAGTTCTTTGACAGCCAGCAGATGCGCAAACTCGGTGACTTGGTCATTGCAGAATACGTGACTACTCCGACCGGCCTTAGAGACAACACTCAGCGTATTCCCCAAGATCAGGTCCAAGCAGTGGAATCTACCCTGAAGGATTACAAACATAATCTCTCCGAAGAGTTGGGCAGGCAGATCCGTGTCGCCTACGGGGTTAGTGCTGGAGCGGACTTCGGGGTGGATCAAGAGCCAGTGAAGAGCCTCGACCCCGCCATAACGGTGAGCAAGCCGATTGGTTCCGATATGCACGAGGCCGTGAACCGACTTATAGAGAAGGCCTTCGAACAGCGCTACCCGGACCACCCGAAGTTCGATGTAAACACGGTGATCAGGACAAGTGACTTCAACAAAGTCTTGAACCTACTGCGCGAAGCCGTGATAAGCCCAGATGGTCGTGTGGAGATCCCACGTGAGGACCGGCGTATCGTCCGTGCCATCTTGAACCCACTGCATTTAGCCGATGTGTATGAGACACACGTGATCTTCACCGCGGATACAGCGCAAAGCGTGTTGTCGGACATCGACCAGGCACTGCGCACCGACGGGTTCAATGTTGACGGTGACCTGGGTGTCCAACCGATTCAAGAGGCCATCCGCAAACTAAGCCTGAACCGTGGCCTCACCAATGACGTGATTAATTTTTTCGTAGGCGCATGGGCTGCGCTGAAGAACCGGTCTTGGTACCAGTCTGACATCCAGATGCCGCACCCACCTTCAATCGGCGAGATTAAGAAGTCTGTGGAGCTGCGCCCGGTGAAGCTGCCGGATCAGCAGCAGTGGGACAACGCGCTAGAGATGTTTGCATTGCTCTCTGGAAAGGATCACCCGAAGCACCGTACGGGCGCTAACTTGGCCACCTTCCTGGAGAAGGTGAACGAGTTTGTCGAGGAGTATCGTGGTCCCATCCAAGGATTGGCGGTTGAACTGAACCAGCTTACTATCAAGATGCAGGCGGGTGGGTCGTCGAACCGTGTGGCCTTGAATGACAAACTCAATGACTTACTCTCTGCACTACACAACCAACGGCTCAACGCCCTGGGGATGGTAGAAGTGCTCGGCACAGTCAAAGAACAGGGAGAAAGCAACTGGGGCGCAACCCGCCAAGAAACAATGATGGCGCTGACCAGTGTGAGCGAAGTGCGTGAGCAGGTTGGCGAGTTGCTGCAGGGCATGTTAGCATCCCAATTCAGCATGCTGCTCGGAGCACGGGACAAGGATGAGACGGCACAGCAGATCATTGCGGCGCTGGCTCTCGGTGTTGGGCAGCATGAGATGGCTGTCCCAATTGCCACTACGGTGCGTAAGTTCAAAGCTGGACTGGACGAGTGGATCCGGGGACATGTGAATGCACGTCCAAATCCAGACCCGGTTGAAACTCCGCCGCCAGGCCCGGGGCCGAAGCAGGATTTCGTTGTGGAGGACTCAAACCGCCGTGTGTTCCCGTCTGAGGGTGCCACCGGCATCGACGATGCCCTGACTCAGGTCAAGAATGAATTAGGAAAGCGGACAGGAAAGTACCGCATCATTGTGGAGTGGCTGGGGGACTAA
- a CDS encoding DDE-type integrase/transposase/recombinase — translation MFKRRFTAEKPNTGYVGDITYLLIADGSNIYPATVIDCFSRQMTGFAIAEHMRTELVGKALMMAHRGQGGVDGAIFHSDYGSVYTSDRYRRLC, via the coding sequence CTGTTCAAACGCCGTTTCACCGCGGAGAAACCGAACACGGGCTACGTCGGCGACATCACCTACCTACTGATTGCGGACGGGTCGAATATATACCCGGCTACGGTCATCGACTGTTTCTCGCGGCAGATGACTGGTTTTGCAATCGCAGAGCATATGCGCACGGAGTTGGTTGGCAAGGCACTCATGATGGCCCACAGGGGCCAAGGTGGGGTCGACGGGGCGATTTTCCATTCGGATTACGGCAGTGTCTATACCTCTGATCGGTACCGGAGACTGTGTTAA